The proteins below are encoded in one region of Sinorhizobium meliloti:
- the queC gene encoding 7-cyano-7-deazaguanine synthase QueC — MKTIVICSGGLDSVSLAHKVAAEQELSGLLSFDYGQRHRKELDFAAACARRLGVPHQIIDIREIGRHLIGSALTDEVDVPDGHYAEETMKATVVPNRNAIMLAIAFGVAAARKADAVATAVHGGDHFIYPDCRPGFIDAFQAMQDHALDGYADVALYAPFVNVSKADIVADGARHDTPFAETWSCYKGGARHCGRCGTCVERREAFHLAGVPDPTEYDDPDFWVAATGSFVAEEVK; from the coding sequence ATGAAGACAATTGTAATCTGCTCCGGCGGATTGGATTCCGTTTCGCTTGCGCACAAGGTCGCGGCTGAACAGGAGCTTTCCGGCCTCCTGTCGTTCGATTACGGCCAACGGCACCGTAAGGAACTGGATTTCGCCGCCGCCTGCGCCAGGCGCCTGGGCGTCCCGCACCAGATCATCGACATCCGCGAGATCGGCCGCCACCTCATCGGATCGGCGCTCACCGACGAGGTGGACGTCCCGGACGGACACTATGCCGAAGAGACGATGAAGGCGACGGTGGTGCCGAACCGCAACGCCATCATGCTTGCCATCGCCTTCGGGGTCGCTGCAGCCCGCAAGGCGGATGCCGTCGCGACCGCCGTGCACGGGGGCGACCACTTCATCTATCCCGATTGCCGGCCGGGCTTCATCGATGCTTTCCAGGCAATGCAGGACCACGCGCTCGATGGCTATGCGGATGTCGCGCTCTATGCGCCTTTTGTGAACGTCTCGAAGGCGGACATCGTCGCGGACGGAGCAAGGCACGATACGCCCTTTGCCGAGACCTGGTCCTGCTATAAGGGCGGTGCCCGCCATTGCGGGCGCTGCGGCACCTGCGTCGAACGGCGTGAAGCCTTTCACCTCGCGGGCGTTCCTGATCCGACGGAGTATGACGATCCGGACTTCTGGGTCGCGGCGACCGGCTCCTTCGTTGCCGAAGAGGTGAAATGA
- the queD gene encoding 6-carboxytetrahydropterin synthase QueD, producing the protein MFRITKEFHFSASHQLKSLPAEHQCARLHGHNYIVEVELSGETLNEHGFVRDYHELAPLKQYIDECFDHRHLNDVLGHDRVTAECLAQHFYEWCQARLPETTAVRVSETAKTWAEYRP; encoded by the coding sequence ATGTTCCGCATCACCAAGGAATTCCATTTCTCCGCCTCGCACCAGCTGAAGAGCCTGCCGGCCGAGCATCAATGCGCGCGGCTGCATGGGCACAATTACATCGTCGAGGTCGAGCTTTCCGGCGAAACGCTGAACGAGCATGGATTCGTGCGCGACTACCACGAACTCGCGCCACTGAAGCAATATATCGACGAGTGCTTCGACCACCGCCATCTGAACGACGTGCTCGGGCACGATCGGGTGACGGCGGAATGCCTGGCGCAGCATTTCTATGAATGGTGCCAGGCTCGGCTGCCCGAGACGACAGCCGTTCGCGTCAGCGAGACAGCGAAGACCTGGGCGGAATATCGGCCATGA
- a CDS encoding ABC transporter ATP-binding protein gives MAFTRFTARNRAFRSVFRFSWDHWKKQPVRLAALLLTVLLSTLADVLTPLYSGRLVDAVISGAASDDVAWNAAMAAFMMLMALSFGAIILRHVTFMGIVSLTLKMMSDIAAAAFHHIQRFSSDWHANSFAGSTVRKVTRGMWALDLLNDTLLVALFPSIVMLVGSTALMAWYWPMMGVIIGLGSIAFIAVTVSLSLGYVAPMASLANSWDTRLGGALADAVSCNTVVKAFGAEGREDARLAKVLRKWENRTRRTWSRGTLNGTAQGAMLLVLRAAVIGFALLLWARGQATAGDITFVLTSFFILQGYLREVGMHIRNLQRSINDMEELVAIHAQPLGVEDRPGAKPIRITEGEIEFRDVTFHYGAHRAPLYEGFSVKIAAGERVGLVGHSGSGKTTFIKLIQRLHDLNAGEIRIDGQNIADFTQASLRQQIAIVQQEPILFHRSLAENIAYARPGATQRDIEEAARLASAHDFIAALPKGYGTLVGERGVKLSGGERQRVAIARAFLADAPILILDEATSSLDSESEVLIQQAMERLMTGRTTLVVAHRLSTVRALDRLLVFDRGRIAEEGDHGALIRVKGGIYRSLFERQALELTKGLILSEG, from the coding sequence ATGGCATTTACTCGTTTCACGGCGCGCAACCGCGCCTTCCGTAGCGTTTTTCGATTCTCCTGGGACCATTGGAAGAAGCAGCCGGTGCGGCTCGCGGCTCTTCTTCTAACTGTGCTGCTTTCGACGCTCGCCGATGTGCTTACGCCGCTCTACTCCGGCCGGCTGGTCGACGCGGTGATTTCAGGTGCGGCGAGCGACGACGTCGCCTGGAATGCGGCGATGGCGGCCTTCATGATGCTGATGGCCCTGTCGTTCGGTGCCATCATCCTCAGGCATGTGACCTTCATGGGTATCGTCAGCCTCACGCTGAAGATGATGTCGGATATCGCCGCGGCCGCCTTTCATCACATCCAGCGGTTCTCCAGTGACTGGCACGCCAACAGCTTCGCCGGTTCGACGGTCCGCAAGGTGACGCGCGGCATGTGGGCACTCGATCTCTTGAACGATACGCTCCTCGTCGCGCTTTTCCCTTCTATCGTCATGCTGGTCGGCTCCACGGCGCTGATGGCCTGGTACTGGCCGATGATGGGGGTGATCATCGGGCTCGGCTCGATCGCCTTCATCGCCGTCACCGTTTCCCTGTCGCTCGGCTATGTGGCGCCGATGGCGAGCCTTGCCAACAGCTGGGACACGAGGCTTGGCGGGGCGCTCGCCGATGCGGTCAGCTGCAATACCGTCGTCAAGGCCTTCGGTGCGGAAGGGCGCGAGGACGCGCGTCTCGCCAAGGTTCTCCGCAAATGGGAGAACCGGACGCGGCGCACCTGGTCGCGCGGCACGCTCAACGGTACCGCGCAGGGCGCAATGCTGCTCGTCCTGCGCGCGGCCGTGATCGGCTTTGCCCTCCTGCTGTGGGCGAGAGGGCAGGCGACCGCAGGCGACATAACCTTCGTGCTCACCTCGTTCTTCATCCTGCAGGGCTATCTGCGGGAGGTGGGGATGCATATCCGCAACCTGCAGCGGTCGATCAACGACATGGAGGAGCTCGTCGCCATTCACGCCCAGCCGCTCGGCGTTGAGGACCGGCCAGGCGCAAAGCCCATCCGCATCACCGAGGGCGAGATCGAGTTCCGCGATGTGACTTTCCACTATGGAGCCCATCGCGCGCCTCTCTACGAGGGCTTCTCGGTCAAAATCGCGGCCGGCGAGCGTGTCGGTCTCGTCGGGCACTCCGGTTCGGGCAAGACGACGTTCATCAAGCTGATACAGCGTCTCCATGATTTGAATGCCGGTGAGATCCGCATTGACGGGCAGAATATCGCCGACTTCACCCAGGCGTCGCTGCGCCAGCAGATCGCCATCGTGCAGCAGGAGCCGATACTGTTTCACCGCTCGCTTGCCGAGAATATCGCCTATGCACGGCCGGGGGCGACGCAACGCGACATCGAGGAGGCGGCAAGGCTTGCGAGCGCGCATGACTTCATCGCCGCATTGCCGAAGGGCTATGGGACGCTGGTCGGCGAACGTGGCGTGAAGCTCTCGGGCGGCGAGCGCCAGCGGGTGGCGATTGCCCGCGCCTTTCTGGCGGATGCACCCATCCTCATCCTGGACGAGGCGACGTCGAGCCTCGATTCGGAGTCCGAGGTGCTGATCCAGCAGGCGATGGAGCGGCTGATGACGGGGCGCACCACGCTCGTGGTCGCACACCGGCTTTCCACCGTACGTGCGCTGGACCGCCTTCTGGTCTTCGATCGCGGCCGCATTGCGGAAGAAGGCGACCACGGCGCGCTCATCCGCGTCAAGGGCGGCATCTATCGCAGTCTCTTCGAAAGACAGGCGCTGGAACTGACGAAGGGTCTCATCCTCAGCGAGGGATGA